From Halobacteriovorax sp. GB3, a single genomic window includes:
- the ylqF gene encoding ribosome biogenesis GTPase YlqF: MKKYKSKQVKQKQDQTFKTKKKKKNSDDIELTEDTNLMSRINWFPGHMAKAIKKVKEKLKLVDIILEIRDARAPMTSGNEYLVQEVGQKLRLIIFNKVNMAEDSVTNKWKEFLDRNQTPYIFVNTFEKAEVKSLLNLIKETIQNKRENQQGLTVKKGKMRAMIIGLPNTGKSTIINHLSSKSAARTADKPGHTQSQQWIKLDEDLELLDTPGIMHPRIDTEDQGMWLSAIHAIPDHIVGVDTAACFIIRYLLEKKSKTFLDRYELEEDSSRDYIKALEEIGKVRGCLLKGGHIDYDRVYKLVLLDFRKGDLGPCTFEHPPV; this comes from the coding sequence ATGAAAAAATATAAGTCAAAACAAGTAAAACAAAAGCAAGATCAGACCTTCAAAACAAAGAAGAAAAAGAAAAACTCTGATGATATCGAGTTAACTGAAGATACAAATCTGATGTCTCGCATCAACTGGTTTCCTGGTCACATGGCCAAGGCCATTAAAAAGGTCAAAGAAAAGCTTAAATTGGTCGACATTATTCTCGAAATCAGAGATGCACGTGCACCTATGACTTCTGGAAATGAATACCTTGTCCAAGAAGTCGGTCAAAAGCTAAGACTTATTATCTTTAACAAAGTTAATATGGCCGAAGACTCTGTCACCAATAAATGGAAGGAGTTTCTCGATAGGAATCAAACTCCTTATATTTTTGTGAATACATTTGAAAAGGCCGAAGTTAAATCTCTTTTAAACCTTATTAAAGAAACGATTCAAAATAAAAGAGAAAATCAACAAGGTCTTACCGTTAAAAAAGGAAAAATGCGCGCCATGATTATTGGTCTTCCAAACACTGGAAAATCGACAATCATCAACCACCTCTCGAGTAAAAGTGCCGCAAGAACGGCTGATAAGCCAGGTCACACGCAATCCCAGCAGTGGATAAAACTAGATGAAGACCTAGAGCTACTAGATACTCCAGGAATTATGCATCCAAGAATCGATACAGAAGATCAAGGAATGTGGTTGAGTGCCATCCATGCTATTCCTGATCATATAGTAGGAGTTGATACGGCCGCCTGTTTTATTATTCGCTATCTTTTAGAGAAGAAGTCAAAAACTTTTCTTGATCGCTATGAATTAGAAGAGGATTCTAGTAGAGACTATATTAAGGCCCTAGAAGAAATCGGAAAGGTCCGCGGCTGTCTTTTAAAGGGCGGACATATCGACTATGATCGCGTCTACAAGCTCGTTCTACTCGACTTTAGAAAGGGAGATCTTGGACCATGCACTTTTGAACACCCACCTGTTTAG
- a CDS encoding DUF423 domain-containing protein: MKLKYGHMLSLACFMLFLAVALGAFGAHGLKELVTGKYLETYKTGVTYHFYHSFALLILPIIGKTFNINVRGSFYFFIAGIILFSFNCYLYAILQVKTFAMIVPLGGFSFLIGWLMLALTTLKTSEG; the protein is encoded by the coding sequence TTGAAATTAAAATATGGGCACATGCTCTCTCTTGCTTGTTTTATGCTCTTTTTAGCCGTTGCATTAGGTGCTTTTGGTGCTCATGGCCTAAAGGAATTAGTAACTGGAAAGTACTTAGAAACCTATAAAACGGGTGTGACTTATCACTTCTACCATAGTTTCGCTCTTTTAATTCTTCCTATTATTGGCAAAACGTTCAATATCAATGTCAGAGGTTCATTTTACTTCTTTATCGCCGGTATTATACTTTTTAGTTTCAATTGCTATCTCTATGCTATTTTACAAGTTAAAACTTTTGCGATGATCGTACCTCTTGGTGGATTTTCGTTTCTTATTGGTTGGCTTATGCTTGCCTTAACAACTCTTAAAACGAGTGAAGGATAA
- a CDS encoding VOC family protein, with protein MKFLHSMVRVKNLDESLDFYVNKLGLVENRRKEYPDAKFTLVYLRDRETQAEVELTYNWEQEEGYTNGNNFGHLAFLVDDIYQMCEQLEKEGVQILRPPRDGYMAFIKSPDGISIELLQKDGPLEVKEPWKSRESVGTW; from the coding sequence ATGAAATTTCTCCACTCAATGGTACGTGTTAAGAATCTAGATGAGTCTCTTGATTTTTATGTGAATAAATTAGGACTCGTAGAAAATCGCAGAAAAGAATATCCAGACGCTAAGTTTACTTTGGTTTATTTAAGAGATCGCGAAACGCAAGCAGAGGTTGAACTTACATATAACTGGGAGCAAGAAGAAGGCTATACAAATGGAAATAACTTTGGTCACCTTGCTTTTCTTGTCGACGATATTTATCAGATGTGTGAGCAACTCGAAAAAGAGGGCGTTCAAATTCTAAGACCTCCACGCGATGGGTATATGGCCTTTATTAAATCTCCTGATGGAATTTCTATTGAGCTTCTTCAAAAAGATGGGCCTTTGGAAGTAAAAGAGCCATGGAAATCTCGTGAAAGTGTAGGAACTTGGTAG
- a CDS encoding amino acid ABC transporter substrate-binding protein — MKSLLFILSLALLPSLSYSKSTLDVVKERGFIKCGVNQGVVGFSSPDSKGKWKGIDVDFCRWVSAAIFGDDSKIRYIPLSGQQRFTALQSGEIDVLARNTTNTLSRDTSLGLNFAPTTYYDGQGFMVRKKDGITSVKDLNGASLCIQQGTTTELNASDYFRAHKMKFKPVVFENVDEVTQAFLKKRCDVLSADASALASERSKVKNPDDFIILPEIISKEPLAPVVRHGDDRWLDVVTWSVYAAINAEEIGLGQKNIDSFKKSSDPRIKRFLGITEGNGKALGLDERWSYHIVKLVGNYGEVFDRNVGMGSPLKLERGLNGLWNNGGIMYAPPMR; from the coding sequence ATGAAGTCATTATTATTCATCTTGTCGCTCGCTTTATTACCATCGTTGAGTTATTCAAAATCAACTCTCGATGTTGTTAAAGAGAGAGGGTTTATTAAGTGTGGTGTTAACCAAGGTGTCGTTGGATTTTCTTCTCCTGATTCTAAAGGAAAGTGGAAGGGAATTGATGTTGATTTTTGTCGTTGGGTCTCGGCGGCGATCTTTGGTGATGATTCCAAAATTCGCTATATACCATTAAGTGGTCAACAGCGCTTTACGGCCCTTCAGTCTGGAGAGATTGATGTTTTGGCCAGAAATACTACCAATACACTTTCCCGCGACACTTCTCTAGGACTCAATTTTGCTCCAACAACTTATTATGATGGTCAGGGCTTTATGGTCCGCAAGAAAGATGGGATCACTTCGGTAAAAGATCTTAACGGAGCCTCTTTGTGTATTCAGCAGGGAACGACAACAGAGTTGAATGCTTCTGATTATTTTCGCGCTCATAAAATGAAATTCAAGCCAGTGGTTTTTGAAAATGTTGATGAAGTCACACAGGCCTTCTTAAAAAAGAGGTGTGATGTTTTATCTGCAGACGCCTCGGCTTTGGCCTCAGAGCGCTCTAAAGTTAAAAACCCTGATGACTTTATTATTCTTCCTGAAATCATCTCTAAAGAGCCATTAGCACCAGTGGTAAGACATGGCGATGATCGTTGGCTCGATGTCGTCACATGGTCAGTTTATGCAGCGATTAATGCTGAAGAAATAGGACTTGGGCAAAAGAATATCGATAGTTTCAAAAAGAGTAGTGATCCAAGAATTAAGAGATTTCTTGGAATTACTGAAGGAAATGGTAAGGCCTTAGGTCTTGATGAGAGATGGTCTTATCATATTGTTAAATTAGTTGGAAATTATGGTGAGGTTTTTGATCGGAATGTCGGCATGGGCAGTCCACTTAAGCTTGAAAGAGGCCTCAATGGACTTTGGAATAATGGTGGAATCATGTATGCGCCACCAATGAGATAA